Proteins from a single region of Amblyomma americanum isolate KBUSLIRL-KWMA chromosome 10, ASM5285725v1, whole genome shotgun sequence:
- the LOC144108820 gene encoding uncharacterized protein LOC144108820 produces MAVNKAADSFVTAPGRYSSSPQQISQAGRQGYLCPECGYSTPKCTTFKNHQRTHTGQRPFRCSHCDKAFSQKTTLTYHLRMHTGEKPYQCKHCGKAFSRSGRLTEHLRLHTGEKPYQCHLCPMVFVTNSHRRYHVQSHKKK; encoded by the coding sequence GCTTCGTCACAGCACCTGGTCGCTACAGCTCGTCCCCTCAACAAATATCACAAGCAGGAAGGCAAGGGTATCTGTGCCCTGAGTGTGGCTACTCCACACCGAAATGCACAACCTTCAAGAACCACCAGAGGACACACACTGGGCAGCGCCCCTTCCGGTGCAGCCATTGCGACAAGGCATTCAGTCAGAAAACCACTCTGACATATCACCTTCGCAtgcacacaggcgagaagccataccagtgcaaaCATTGCGGCAAAGCCTTCTCAAGGAGTGGCAGACTTACTGAGCACCTTCGCTTGCACACAGGCGAGAAACCGTACCAGTGCCATTTGTGTCCCATGGTCTTTGttacaaattcgcaccgcagatATCATGTCCAATCCCACAAGAAGAAGTAG